A genome region from Rhodanobacter thiooxydans includes the following:
- a CDS encoding SGNH/GDSL hydrolase family protein, with product MAFSSLPLAALVLLANAAVPPQTSGQAAASTSAPPVAINPLYTIPPASLTAEQVAAMQQQLLDWPQLGRYRDDNARLPAPVPGEERVVFFGDSITDAWGRAEGTRFFPGKPYVNRGISGQTTAQMLLRFRQDVIALRPAAVVLLTGTNDLAGNTGFASLPMIEDNLRSMTELAQANHIRVILASVLPVSDYPWHRGLQPAGKVRVLNAWLRAYAASSGATYLDYYDALANAQGGMDSDLASDGVHPTPAGYAIMAPLAQQAIERALAKRRSGGH from the coding sequence ATGGCCTTCTCGTCGCTTCCGCTCGCCGCTCTGGTGCTGCTCGCCAACGCTGCCGTCCCGCCGCAGACCAGCGGCCAGGCCGCCGCTTCCACCTCCGCGCCACCTGTCGCGATCAACCCGCTCTACACCATACCGCCGGCCTCGCTCACGGCCGAGCAGGTCGCGGCGATGCAGCAGCAATTGCTGGACTGGCCGCAGCTGGGCCGCTACCGCGACGACAATGCGCGGCTGCCGGCGCCAGTGCCCGGCGAGGAACGTGTGGTGTTTTTCGGCGACTCCATCACCGACGCGTGGGGGCGCGCCGAGGGCACGCGCTTTTTCCCCGGCAAGCCGTACGTCAACCGCGGCATCTCGGGGCAGACGACGGCGCAGATGCTGCTGCGTTTCCGGCAGGACGTGATCGCGCTCCGTCCCGCGGCGGTGGTGCTGCTCACCGGCACCAACGACCTTGCGGGCAACACCGGCTTCGCCAGCTTGCCGATGATCGAGGACAACCTGCGCTCCATGACGGAACTGGCGCAGGCCAATCACATCCGGGTCATCCTCGCCTCCGTGCTGCCGGTCAGCGACTATCCCTGGCATCGCGGACTGCAGCCCGCCGGCAAGGTTCGCGTGCTCAACGCATGGCTCCGGGCCTATGCGGCATCGAGTGGCGCCACCTACCTCGACTACTACGACGCGCTGGCGAACGCGCAGGGCGGCATGGATTCCGACCTTGCCAGCGACGGCGTGCACCCGACGCCCGCGGGCTACGCGATCATGGCGCCGCTTGCGCAGCAGGCCATCGAGCGCGCGCTGGCGAAGCGGCGATCGGGCGGGCACTAG
- a CDS encoding MFS transporter, translated as MLSSIRTTAPLLSSTVFLLMGVGLLHTHIALQGEALGFSVAMIGILTSAYYTGFLVGTYTVPKLTHRFGHIRSFAFCTSLVAVTALLQALTPAYGAWLVLRVLQGLLLVGLYAIIESWLNTAAEPRHRSTVFAVYMMLNLGASAAAQQFLRIRGEGFVLFCVVAILFCLASLPVVVTLQPQPSLRAAPRVQVGHMFRLVPTALVSALISGMALGAFWGLLPLYAAARGLGTAAVGTYMSVAIAGGVALQLPLGHLSDRIDRRLALALISATAALVALVNLALPTAGQTVAMLLVFAFAGMSFALYPIAVAHLVDYLRRDDLLSGSSTVLLVNGIGSAVGPLLAGTLMSLTQPAFLFAWFAILDGLLAGYALYRFMRRKREVTPDDNFVPLVHTTPGAMDPHPDAPDQPGKPA; from the coding sequence ATGTTGAGCAGCATCCGCACCACCGCACCGTTGTTGTCGAGCACCGTGTTCCTGTTGATGGGAGTCGGCCTGCTGCATACGCATATCGCGTTGCAGGGCGAGGCGCTGGGCTTCTCCGTCGCGATGATCGGAATCCTGACCTCGGCCTACTACACCGGCTTCCTGGTCGGTACCTACACGGTGCCGAAGCTCACGCACCGCTTCGGCCATATCCGCAGCTTCGCCTTCTGTACCTCGCTGGTGGCGGTGACCGCGCTGCTGCAGGCACTGACCCCGGCGTACGGGGCCTGGCTGGTGCTGCGGGTTCTGCAGGGGCTGCTGCTGGTCGGTCTGTACGCGATCATCGAGAGCTGGCTGAACACCGCCGCCGAGCCGAGGCACCGCAGCACGGTATTCGCCGTCTACATGATGCTGAACCTGGGTGCCAGCGCAGCGGCACAACAGTTCCTGCGCATCCGCGGCGAGGGCTTCGTGTTGTTCTGCGTGGTGGCGATCCTGTTCTGCCTCGCCAGCCTGCCGGTGGTCGTGACCCTGCAGCCGCAGCCGTCCCTGCGCGCGGCGCCGCGGGTCCAGGTGGGCCACATGTTCCGGCTGGTGCCTACCGCGCTGGTCAGCGCATTGATATCGGGCATGGCGCTGGGTGCGTTCTGGGGCCTGCTGCCGCTGTACGCGGCCGCCCGCGGCCTGGGCACCGCCGCAGTCGGCACCTACATGAGCGTGGCCATCGCCGGCGGCGTGGCGCTGCAATTGCCGCTGGGGCACCTGTCCGACCGCATCGACCGGCGGCTCGCGCTAGCGCTGATCAGCGCCACCGCGGCACTGGTGGCGCTGGTCAACCTAGCATTGCCGACGGCCGGACAGACGGTCGCCATGCTGCTGGTGTTCGCCTTCGCCGGCATGAGCTTCGCGCTGTACCCGATCGCGGTGGCGCACCTGGTCGACTACCTGCGCCGCGACGATCTGCTCTCGGGGTCGAGCACGGTGCTGTTGGTCAACGGCATCGGTTCAGCGGTGGGGCCACTGCTGGCGGGCACACTGATGAGCCTGACGCAGCCGGCGTTCCTGTTCGCCTGGTTCGCGATCCTCGACGGCCTGCTGGCCGGCTATGCGCTGTACCGCTTCATGCGCCGCAAACGCGAGGTGACCCCGGACGACAACTTCGTACCTTTGGTGCACACCACACCGGGCGCGATGGATCCGCATCCCGATGCGCCGGACCAGCCAGGCAAGCCGGCTTGA
- a CDS encoding zinc-dependent alcohol dehydrogenase family protein — protein sequence MKAIHLRRPFGLEHLEYTDSADPGAPGAGKIRVRLHASSLNFHDLDVVLGRMPVEDGRIPLSDGAGVVEAVGADVHEFAVGDHVVSTFYPQWLAGGPVAAGFAATPGDGIDGYAREAVVRPATAFTHAPRGYSHVEAATLTTAGLTAWRALVVEGGLKVGDTVLALGTGGVSIFALQLAKAAGATVIVTSSSEEKLARAAALGADYGINYRQYPEWSKQVLKITGGRGVDHVIEVGGPGTLTQSMRATRVGGHIALIGALTGVADVVPTVELMLRQQRVSGIGVGNRQHQIALVRAIEATGIHPVIDRSFALRDMADAFRLQQTGGHFGKIGLDYAL from the coding sequence ATGAAAGCCATCCATCTTCGTCGCCCTTTCGGGTTGGAGCATCTCGAATACACCGACAGCGCGGATCCCGGCGCACCTGGTGCCGGTAAAATCCGCGTGCGGCTGCACGCCAGTTCCCTCAATTTTCATGACCTGGACGTGGTGCTGGGGCGGATGCCGGTAGAGGACGGTCGTATCCCCTTGTCCGATGGTGCCGGCGTGGTCGAAGCAGTCGGTGCCGATGTGCATGAGTTCGCCGTCGGCGATCACGTCGTTTCTACTTTCTATCCGCAATGGCTGGCCGGAGGCCCGGTCGCGGCCGGTTTCGCTGCAACCCCCGGCGACGGCATCGACGGTTATGCCCGCGAGGCGGTGGTGCGACCAGCTACGGCCTTCACCCATGCGCCGCGCGGGTACAGCCATGTGGAGGCGGCCACGCTGACCACCGCCGGGCTGACCGCCTGGCGCGCACTGGTGGTCGAAGGCGGCCTGAAAGTCGGCGACACCGTGCTGGCGCTGGGCACTGGCGGCGTGTCGATTTTTGCGCTGCAACTGGCGAAGGCCGCAGGCGCGACAGTGATCGTGACCTCATCCTCAGAGGAAAAGCTTGCCCGCGCCGCTGCGCTGGGTGCCGATTACGGCATCAACTACCGCCAGTACCCCGAATGGTCGAAGCAGGTGCTGAAGATCACCGGTGGCCGTGGCGTCGACCATGTCATCGAAGTGGGCGGCCCCGGCACGCTGACGCAGTCGATGCGTGCCACGCGTGTCGGCGGGCATATCGCACTGATCGGCGCTCTCACGGGCGTTGCCGATGTGGTGCCGACGGTCGAACTGATGCTGCGCCAACAGCGCGTCAGCGGCATCGGTGTCGGGAACCGCCAGCACCAGATCGCATTGGTGCGCGCCATTGAGGCTACCGGCATCCATCCGGTAATCGACCGCAGTTTCGCGCTGCGCGATATGGCCGATGCGTTCCGGTTGCAACAAACCGGAGGCCATTTCGGAAAAATCGGCCTGGATTACGCGCTCTGA
- a CDS encoding benenodin family lasso peptide produces MDTNENIRSNAQDDVIELGVASVETKGPGGPTESGGGLGKTVIPGISEE; encoded by the coding sequence ATGGACACGAACGAGAACATCCGCAGCAACGCGCAGGACGATGTCATCGAACTCGGCGTCGCCAGTGTCGAGACCAAGGGGCCTGGTGGCCCCACCGAATCGGGCGGCGGGCTCGGCAAGACCGTGATCCCTGGCATTTCCGAGGAGTAA